Genomic DNA from Trichoderma asperellum chromosome 5, complete sequence:
CCGGGCCAGCAATTACTCCGTGCTCTGTGATGTCAGTCGTGATCCAACACCATCCCATCCATCCGCCAACATTGTGTGTGTCTGGGACGAACCGGTTTGTTACGCACAGCCCAGCAACTGCCCAGCAACTGCCCGCCCGCTTTTCCAGCCGAGCTCAGCACCCATTCGCAGCATGGATGTTACTGCCTTGCGAGTAGCGTCGGCCGCGAAGCTTCCTGGGAATCGGCATTAAAGAACGACATCCAACGAGCTTGGCCGTGGCCAGAAGATTCTCGCACGCTGCGGGTGGCCCGATAGCACGGCGCTTGTTATGTTGCTTCCGCGAAATGAGGCCACCTCAATGCTTAAGAGTCAACGGTATCATGCGAATGGAGGCTCCCAGAGATCTGCAAAAGCCAAGCTTGCGGCTCGCATTGCAGGCAGACACGCTCCATACATGAGGAGGTAGTTCATGTATTGTTGGGTAATTCTCTCAGCCCACCTGCATGGCTATTGTTGCCATGTAAGTTGACAAACGCTGCTCCGCCGCGCGGAAGATTCTCAATACCCCTGGGGGGCCACCCAGCAGTTTGCAATAGCGCCGATGATATTGCTCGTTTGGGGCAATGGCATTTCTTCTACATTGTCCCCGCGCGCTGTAGGGTCCAGCATATGCATATCCCCCTGGACCATATGAGACTCTATACTGTTCGCCGATTGATTCCACCCCATACGAATCCCGGAAGCTCCCTCATTGGACCAGCTGTAGAAAAGGATGACTCTTAGCGCCACTGCAGCTGAGCTGGACCATGCATGAACTGACGAGATCCTCCCGGCCTGACAAGAGTCCAAGTGCAGCAGTTGATGTATGTATTAATGCCAAAAGTCTCCCAGCTTTGCTAGTTAACCAGCCTTTCAAAGACACCCCAATCATGTAAGACTCCCAAAACGGGTCTGACGGCATGCGCCATTTCGTACATCGCGGTGGTTGTGATAGAGCCTGGCCAGTGACGATGAGACGCACATAACATATTACTGCACGTGGTTTTAATTAACCTGCATCCCTCAAGCCCCCTTGTCATCGATCCTTTGATCCAACATCCAGAAATAAGTTACGGAGCCCCTGTTGTCTGCTTCCTTGTGGAGGTGCAGACCAACCTTGGCCATGCAAAATCCGGATTGCGAGAGTGCCTGTCTATTTCGGGAGAGGATTTAGACTGTGCATGCCTGTGCAGTAACCCAACGTGGATATTTTTAGGTGCCACGGAGCCAGTTCCTCGCCTccaagggaaagggaaaggctTGCGGAAGGATGACGCATCAGATGAGATATAGCCTGGAATCCTTCGTCGACCAAAGTGGTTGTTGATGGTGGGCTCATCTAATGAGTGGCGGCGTACATGTAGCTAGAGGTGACTAGATCCCACTTTGATGAAACCCATTACCGTCAACACCGAAAACTAGCACGACTACACGGAATCAATTAGTAGCTGCAGGGGGTGCATATTCCGATTCCCTGGTCCTGGAACATCAAACCCTCGTGTTTATACGAGAGCGATGACACTAGCAAAATTGCCCCAGTTGTTTCACCAAGTGTTTGGATGGGTCATGCGCGATTATGAATACCTATTGAATTACACTTATATCATACAACAATAGCAAAATGTGACAGTCTTGGTGAGAGTCCTGATAGGTGAATACCTATTGAATTGTACTTGCATCATATAACAATAGCAAATGTTACGGTCTTGGCTAGAGTCCTAATAGGCATTACAACAGTTGCTTGATTATTACACTAACTTGGTTGCTAATCTGTTCTGCATATGGCGAGCagaattgctgctgctactgctagtattaGATCTGTGCGGTATAGATCGTGTTACCCATTGCAGAATCCTCTAGCAGCACACGCTGTACCGTGTTACAACCTTTTTCTCcgaagctcaagctcagcttCAGTTGTTAGTTGTGTCGCCCAATCTCCAGAATGCATAACGCTTGAAAAGTCTATTTTAACCAGAAACATACCCTAGAGTAGTGAGCTTCTTAGGGGTATGCAGGTGTGATGTTAGCTATGTTTATTCATGTTGCAAAAACAAGGGTAAAGGGGTATCTAAGCTCGGCCGTATAAGTTGTCTTCCTAGTGCCTTGCCTCCTCGCTTGAATGATGCCAGAGGCTTTCAtgtgtatttcttttttacccGTACGGATACATAGGAACATTATCCTTTGTCTCTACTTGGAAAATATTTCTCATTGCCTCTTTAGAGTAACGTATGTTTTCATAAGATGGGGTCTTCTATGAGATGGGTTGATATGTGAATGTTGATTACCAGTAAGCTAGTTTGTTTCCAAGTTTACAGAGCATGAGGCTAACAAGGGGGCGCAGAATGCATATTGCGGCGAATACCACCCAGTTCAGGCTTCATCGGTTGGTGCGTACAGATGCCAGCATGCCATTGCCTATCACATCTCTGCAATCGCAGCTGTCATCGTGTTAAGTGCGTATAATCATCCTTCGCCTACGATTCATGATCCTCTCGACCGAAAAAGGACCGACGCGACTAGCAGTCAAGCAGCATAGTGGTATGTGATTCATTCAAAAACATGTAGTCAACATTTCAAACTACGCTCCGGAACCAGTCCTCATAGGCAAAGATCGACGGTACTTTATGATTATACGGGGATGCAAGCCGAATCGAGTCAgggaagatggaaaagtaaacagcagcagtagcagcagcagtagaggGCTGCGTGTGATTTCTTTACCGTCATCTCTAGTCATGTCAAGGTCCAGCTGCACGTGTTGTCGAATCGAATCGTACATCTCGGCGGAGCCTCGACTTGAGCGTGACCTCAATCCTCGTGTCTCTCCCTCGATAAAATCAAAACCCTTGCAGCTCTCACCGGGCGCATGTGTGAGACGCTTCTGTATGCCGCCAGCAGTAGACAGCTGAATTCCGATTTTCATTATCCAATACGATCTTGATGCACGGCATCGGGAGGCCGAATATTGAAAAATAtgaatcttcttttccgaAAAGGAATTATAGTATCATTTAGGGCATCTACTTGGATGGCGGATCGACGATCTTTTGTCTTGCAAAGAATATGTTGCATACCTCTCTGCTAAGCACGTATATGTTGTACTTGTCGCTCACTATCATCATTCTACAAGACATTTTCAGCTCAACTTATAACAATATACCAGATCGATCAACAAGTAAAAGCACACTATCTGCCTTCATAATACCTTGTCATGCATGGTTGAAGCGTGTAGGCTATTCCCGAAAATAATGCCGGACCAGTCTTACGGGATGAGCCTAAGACAGTGTGGTCTTACTATATGTCCACAAGCTCTCGAGATCGACAAAGATTTGGCTGTGGGATGGCCTAATACTGCCTAGTTAATCGCCATTCCTTCACTCTTCTCTTCGCTGTCACATCTCCTGCGCTGGTTTAGACTAACGCCGTGTAGATATGTGCGTCAAATAATATCCATTCCTTTCTGCAAGTTAATGATTTGAAGTAAACCACTCAGTAAATAGCTTCGTTGATCATTTCAATGTGCATATGCCTCCTTTTACACGAATCGTAGTCATCTATCAAGCTGTATATTTCGATATTGCTACAGCTCCCTTTCCGCCCCCTTTCcgctctcttccttttcatcCTCCGCCAAGACACTCTGTCACAATATTGGCACGTTGGCAGCTTGTTAGCCAACGAACGTTCCCATAGTTATGTAAGGGTGGCCAATGTCTCACATACTTTCCACGCGTTGTAGGTTTTATTTTCCGCTTTCGGTGATCAAGAGTGGCGTATTGTCTTAGATAGTAAGATGAATACTGGCATACGCAGTAACTCGCTACCGTTTATGTCTTTCAGCTCCTTGGccgtagtagtagtatctcTCTATTAGGTATCTATGCCAAGGAAAATTCAGGCCGGTCTGCTCCGAAGTTATGATTTACTCAATGGTTTTCTCTCACACGCCTGTTTTCATCCCGATTGTCGCAAATGAATGGCCGAAAATTGTCGAGGGAGTCAAGGAAGTCTTACATTAATATCCAAAGGAGTGGGAGAATATGTTCTTCAGTCTGCCGCACAATTGCCCGACATGAGTAGATCGAGGCGGTGATAATGATATTCTACAAAGCAAAACAAACACTCGTGGGAAATGGGCGATGCTGAGCCGACCTTCCGAAGCATAAATAGTGGCCCTTTGTCCAGCTTCAGGTTAGATTTCTTTTCATTATCGCCATCGCAAGCTTCAGTAACAGTCGAGATACAATACTTCGCAAAAGATTCTTCAAGATGCAGTTGACCGCTCTCCTCGCTCTCGCCACTTTGGCCATTGCCGCTCCGGCTGAGCCCTCCGAGGTTGCTCCCCGTAACGTTCTCACCGGCCCTTGCTCTTCTGGTGTCACCAACAGCAACCCTCAGTGCTGTGGTGCTGGTATCCTCGGCATCCTGTACTTTGACTGCGAAACTCGTAAGTCTTCGATACTCTTTACTCAATGAGCCACCGTATCATGCTAACTATGAAACAGCCGATGAAGTTTCCTCTCCCATCAACCCCTTGAAGACCATTTGTGCTGCCGAGGGTCTCCAGGCCAAGTGCTGCACCCTCGGAATTGTAAGTTCTTCCCTGAGTCCATAATTCAAATTgattctaattttttttttcaggctGGTCTCGGTGTTCTCTGCACGGATGCTCTTCCCGAGTAAATATCTCTCGCTAGCCTATCGCCTTTATCAGGCTGCTCTTGTGACTGGGTTGTAACTTGAGGAAACTTGCGTACAATGGATGTGGCGATGGAGTATTAGGAGGGAATGAATGTCGCAACGGACGAAGTGGAGGATTGGAACTCGGATATGGAGCCTTAAAAGCGGTTGGTAGTGTGTGTTcagttaatatatacttatccAGCCAAAGCATCTTGATCCATGGATAGCTAATGGTCCCAAGGCCATGTTAGCGATTGAGTGATATATGAGTCTCTGAAGCGCAAATACGAGAGGGCTCCTatctatattataaagcccTGACAGATGAAGTTGACGTATGCTTTGGCACTTTGGCGCACTACGGAAGTCACTCGCTTTCCCCTATATATATTCCAGCGTTTTGCCCTAAACAATTTAAATATAGCCGTCCGTCCTGGTCTATCACTAGATGATCGCTCACCATAG
This window encodes:
- a CDS encoding uncharacterized protein (antiSMASH:Cluster_5.6) produces the protein MVGEEKDASRLGGTSSAVYLLIQTLNGTGTWSRASTCLIDRASNYSVLCDVSRDPTPSHPSANIVCVWDEPVCYAQPSNCPATARPLFQPSSAPIRSMDVTALRVASAAKLPGNRH
- a CDS encoding uncharacterized protein (EggNog:ENOG41~SECRETED:SignalP(1-15)~antiSMASH:Cluster_5.6), whose translation is MQLTALLALATLAIAAPAEPSEVAPRNVLTGPCSSGVTNSNPQCCGAGILGILYFDCETPDEVSSPINPLKTICAAEGLQAKCCTLGIAGLGVLCTDALPE